One genomic region from Streptomyces sp. Li-HN-5-11 encodes:
- a CDS encoding DUF485 domain-containing protein: MATDAPPPSKAGHRLPSTEEFTAVRASAEFGELRRSHRSFAFPLTVAFVAWYLLYVLLSNYAGDFMGTKLFGNINVALVLGLAQFLTTFLIAWWYARHAAAKLDPRAEAIKSRMEGGE; the protein is encoded by the coding sequence GTGGCTACCGACGCACCGCCCCCTTCGAAGGCCGGACACCGGCTCCCGTCGACCGAGGAGTTCACCGCTGTCCGGGCGAGCGCCGAGTTCGGTGAACTGCGCCGCTCCCACCGCTCCTTCGCCTTCCCGCTGACCGTCGCCTTCGTCGCCTGGTACCTGCTGTACGTCCTGCTGTCCAACTACGCGGGCGACTTCATGGGCACCAAGCTCTTCGGCAACATCAACGTCGCCCTCGTCCTCGGCCTCGCCCAGTTCCTGACCACCTTCCTCATCGCCTGGTGGTACGCCCGGCACGCCGCCGCGAAGCTCGACCCGAGGGCCGAGGCCATCAAGTCCCGGATGGAGGGCGGAGAATGA
- a CDS encoding cation acetate symporter: MSPANPAPQILLAAGEASQHRPLIITLFSVFVAATLVITVWAGRQTRDAADFYAGGRQFTGFQNGLAVSGDYMSAASFLGIAGAIALFGYDGFLYSIGFLVAWLVALLLVAEPLRNSGRYTMGDVLAYRMRQRPVRTAAGTSTIVVSIFYLLAQMAGAGVLVSLLLGITSDGGKIGIVALVGVLMIVYVTIGGMKGTTWVQMVKAVLLIVGALLLTFLVLLKFDFNVSDLLGSAADNSGKGAAFLEPGLKYGATGTTKLDFISLGIALVLGTAGLPHILIRFYTVPTAKAARKSVIWAIGLIGAFYLMTLALGFGAAALIKPDEIIASNKAGNTAAPLLALHLGGVDSNWGAILLATISAVAFATILAVVAGLTLASSSSFAHDIYANVIKKGQATDKQEVGAARWATVGIGAVSIVLGALARDLNVAGLVALAFAVAASANLPTILYSLFWKRFTTSGALWSIYGGLVTAVGLVLFSPVVSGKPASMFPDVDFHWFPLENPGIISIPVGFLLGVVGTLLFKETPDTAKYAELEVRSLTGTGAH, translated from the coding sequence ATGAGCCCCGCGAACCCCGCACCGCAGATCCTGCTGGCCGCCGGCGAGGCGAGCCAGCACCGGCCGCTGATCATCACCCTGTTCTCGGTGTTCGTCGCCGCGACCCTCGTCATCACCGTCTGGGCCGGCCGCCAGACCAGGGACGCCGCCGACTTCTACGCCGGCGGGCGCCAGTTCACCGGCTTCCAGAACGGGCTCGCCGTCTCCGGCGACTACATGTCCGCCGCGTCCTTCCTCGGCATCGCGGGCGCCATCGCCCTCTTCGGCTACGACGGCTTCCTGTACTCCATCGGCTTCCTCGTCGCCTGGCTCGTCGCCCTGCTCCTCGTCGCGGAGCCGCTGCGCAACTCCGGCCGCTACACCATGGGCGACGTGCTGGCGTACCGGATGCGCCAGCGCCCGGTCCGCACGGCCGCCGGCACCTCCACGATCGTCGTGTCGATCTTCTACCTGCTGGCCCAGATGGCCGGCGCGGGCGTCCTGGTCTCCCTGCTGCTGGGCATCACCAGCGACGGCGGCAAGATCGGCATCGTCGCCCTGGTCGGCGTCCTGATGATCGTGTACGTCACCATCGGCGGCATGAAGGGCACCACCTGGGTGCAGATGGTCAAGGCGGTGCTGCTGATCGTGGGCGCCCTGCTGCTGACCTTCCTGGTCCTGCTGAAGTTCGACTTCAACGTCTCCGACCTGCTCGGCTCGGCCGCCGACAACAGCGGAAAGGGCGCCGCGTTCCTGGAGCCCGGGCTGAAGTACGGCGCGACCGGTACCACCAAGCTGGACTTCATCTCGCTCGGCATCGCCCTGGTCCTGGGCACCGCGGGCCTGCCGCACATCCTGATCCGCTTCTACACAGTGCCCACCGCCAAGGCCGCCCGCAAGTCCGTGATCTGGGCGATCGGCCTGATCGGTGCCTTCTACCTGATGACCCTCGCCCTCGGCTTCGGCGCCGCGGCGCTCATCAAACCCGACGAGATCATCGCCTCCAACAAGGCGGGCAACACCGCGGCCCCGCTGCTGGCGCTGCACCTGGGCGGGGTGGACTCCAACTGGGGCGCGATCCTGCTCGCCACCATCTCGGCAGTCGCCTTCGCCACCATCCTCGCGGTCGTCGCCGGACTGACCCTCGCCTCCTCGTCGTCCTTCGCGCACGACATCTACGCCAACGTCATCAAGAAGGGCCAGGCCACCGACAAGCAGGAGGTGGGCGCGGCCCGCTGGGCGACCGTCGGCATCGGCGCCGTCTCCATCGTGCTCGGAGCCCTGGCCCGCGATCTGAACGTCGCCGGCCTGGTCGCCCTCGCCTTCGCGGTCGCCGCCTCCGCCAACCTGCCCACCATCCTCTACAGCCTCTTCTGGAAGCGGTTCACCACCTCGGGCGCCCTGTGGTCGATCTACGGCGGCCTGGTCACCGCGGTCGGCCTGGTGCTGTTCTCCCCGGTGGTGTCGGGCAAGCCGGCGTCGATGTTCCCGGACGTCGACTTCCACTGGTTCCCGCTGGAGAACCCGGGCATCATCTCCATCCCCGTCGGCTTCCTGCTGGGCGTCGTCGGCACGCTGCTGTTCAAGGAGACGCCGGACACCGCGAAGTACGCGGAACTGGAGGTGCGCTCGCTCACCGGCACCGGAGCACACTGA
- a CDS encoding S8 family serine peptidase, with the protein MAHLRSRRRLALAVPVALSLTASLGFLPAPASAAPHAETVVGTADAAGPADAPGLSYVVNTRMDRHTIARVRRAIAAAGGTVVMTYDRIGVIVVHSADRDFARRMRAVRGVQSAGATRTAPLPAQSTTDVGTPRPLSAAQLATAKAEATGGQDPLEPLQWDLPAIKADKAHEKTLGSRDVTVAVIDTGVDDTHPDIAPNFDRKASVNCVSGKPDITDGAWRPSASESPHGTHVAGEIAAARNGVGITGVAPGVKVAGIKVATAGGSFYTEAVVCGFVWAAEHGVDVTNNSYYTDPWYFNCTNDPDQKALVDAVTRASRYAESKGTVNVAAAGNDSYDLASRSITDPVSPNDSTPSDRVIDPHKCFDIPTQLPGVVTVAATGAKGIKSSFSNYGLGVIDIAAPGGDSTVYQKPEPPATSGLILGPLPGGKWGYMAGTSMATPHVAGVAALIKSTHPHASAALVKALLYAEADATPCTDPYDINGDGKVDAVCQGPRNYNGFYGFGTADALAAVTW; encoded by the coding sequence ATGGCTCATCTGCGTTCCAGACGCCGGCTCGCCCTCGCCGTACCTGTCGCGCTGTCGCTGACCGCCTCGCTCGGCTTCCTTCCGGCGCCGGCGTCCGCGGCGCCCCACGCGGAGACGGTCGTCGGTACCGCGGACGCGGCCGGTCCGGCGGACGCGCCCGGTCTGTCGTACGTCGTCAACACCAGGATGGACCGTCACACCATCGCGAGGGTCCGGCGGGCGATCGCCGCGGCCGGCGGGACCGTCGTCATGACGTACGACAGGATCGGTGTCATCGTCGTCCACTCCGCGGACCGGGACTTCGCCCGGCGGATGCGCGCGGTGCGCGGAGTGCAGTCGGCGGGTGCGACGCGCACCGCGCCGCTGCCCGCGCAGTCGACGACCGACGTCGGCACACCGCGGCCGCTGAGCGCCGCGCAGTTGGCGACGGCGAAGGCGGAGGCGACCGGCGGGCAGGACCCGCTGGAGCCGCTGCAGTGGGACCTGCCGGCCATCAAGGCGGACAAGGCGCACGAGAAGACGCTCGGCAGCCGGGACGTGACCGTCGCCGTGATCGACACCGGCGTCGACGACACCCACCCCGACATCGCGCCGAACTTCGACCGGAAGGCCTCGGTCAACTGCGTGTCGGGCAAGCCGGACATCACCGACGGCGCCTGGCGGCCCAGCGCCTCCGAGAGCCCGCACGGCACCCACGTGGCCGGGGAGATCGCGGCCGCCAGGAACGGCGTGGGCATCACGGGTGTGGCACCGGGCGTGAAGGTGGCCGGCATCAAGGTCGCCACCGCGGGCGGGTCCTTCTACACGGAGGCCGTGGTCTGTGGCTTCGTGTGGGCCGCGGAGCACGGCGTCGACGTGACCAACAACAGCTATTACACCGACCCCTGGTACTTCAACTGCACGAACGACCCGGACCAGAAGGCGCTCGTGGACGCCGTCACCCGGGCCTCGCGGTACGCGGAGAGCAAGGGCACGGTCAATGTCGCGGCGGCCGGCAACGACAGCTACGACCTGGCGTCCCGTTCGATCACCGACCCGGTCTCCCCGAACGACTCCACGCCCTCCGACCGCGTGATCGACCCGCACAAGTGCTTCGACATACCGACCCAGCTGCCGGGTGTGGTCACGGTCGCGGCGACCGGCGCCAAGGGCATCAAGTCGTCGTTCTCCAACTACGGCCTCGGCGTCATCGACATCGCCGCGCCGGGCGGCGACTCGACGGTCTACCAGAAGCCGGAACCCCCGGCGACCAGCGGCCTGATCCTGGGCCCGCTGCCGGGCGGCAAGTGGGGCTACATGGCGGGTACCTCGATGGCGACCCCGCACGTCGCGGGCGTGGCCGCATTGATCAAGTCAACTCATCCGCACGCCTCCGCCGCCCTGGTGAAGGCGCTGCTGTACGCCGAGGCCGACGCCACGCCGTGCACGGATCCCTACGACATCAACGGCGACGGCAAGGTCGACGCGGTGTGCCAGGGCCCGAGGAACTACAACGGCTTCTACGGCTTCGGCACCGCCGACGCGCTCGCCGCCGTGACCTGGTAG